Below is a window of Arabidopsis thaliana chromosome 2, partial sequence DNA.
TAAATTACTTTGGCCTTATTTTTGCCAAATATGttcaatcaaatcttttttcaaTTGTCGATGTGTTTGTTCATGATGTATTTGAGCTCGATTGGCCATCAAATTGTTCACATTTGTAGTTGTGTCTGTAGAAAAAGAGTTGTCTACTTGAGAAGTCCCGCTTCCTTCGCCTTCTACGAAATCAGATAAATCAAACTGAGTATATTCGTCTCGTTTATCTTCTATAATCATATTGTGCAATATGATACATGCTCTCATTATTTTGCCCATTCCCTCTTTATCCCAAAACAGACCTAGGTTTCAAATAATAGCAAACTGAGCCTGCAAGACTCCAAAAGCACGTTCGACATCTTTTCTCACTGCTTCTTGACAACTAGCAAATAATGATGCTTTCGGTCCTCGTGGACGGGTAATTGATTGGATGAATGTTCCCCACTTCGGATATATATCATATGTGAGGTAATAacccattttgttttgatgtccATTGATTTCGTACTTGAGTCGTGGAGCTCGACCTTCTAATATATCATCAACCACCGGTGAGCGGTCAAGAACATTTATATCATTACACGTACTTGAACCCCAAAAAAAGCATGTCAAATCCATAGATCTTGAAATGTCACGGCCTCTAAAATAATAGTGGATTTTCCATGTCCGCGTGAATACTGCCCTTTCCAAGCTGTAGTACAATTATTCCACTCCTAATGCATACAGTCAATGCTTCCTACCATTCCCGGAAAACCGCGTTCTTTTCCAAAATGAAGTAACCGTTCTAGATCCTCACGTGTAGGTCGCCTCAAATATTCATCTTGGAATAAATTTATTATGCCATCTACAAAATTCTCTAGTGCTTGACTCATAGTGGTTGCGCCCATGCGGAGGTATGCGTTCATCACATTGTTTGCAAGACCATATGCCAGACGCCTAATTGCGGTAGTACATTTCTGTAGGGCGGATAGACCTTGCTTCCCAGTAGCATCGTCCCTTTGTTGGAAATATGAAAATTGAGAAAGACTTTGAACAATACGAAGGAACAACGGCCTCGTCATTCGAAAGCGTCGTCGAAACATGCGATCATGGTAAATGGGGTCTTCCGAAAATTAATCGTTGCATAATCGAATATGACTTTCTTCGTGATCTCTCTCTATATTAGCATcccttttttttcctttttttcgCCGCTACACGTCTACTAAAATTATCTAAACcatcttcaaaacatttttcaaacatCTCCTCCAACgtatcatcatcatgagaATGTGATGCCATTATTATTCAAAAGAGAATTGggtttgagaagaaaaacaattaaaagagaattggatttgtgaaggaaaacaattaaaagaGTCTTGTGGTttgtaaatgaaaataaagtcTTTGTTTGAGAATAATTGTAATGAAGAATTGTAATGAAAAtatgagaagaggaagaatcGTTTGAATGGATTTCAATATGAGAagaaagacatatatataagagaattGTACAAATACAttgagaaggaaaagaaagaccatagaaagtaaaaacaagTGGCTTCTGACCATAAAAACATTCATATGTCATGTGCtactaaaaaacaaacaactagTAGCCCTACATTACATCCAAAACAActactaaaaacaaaaacaaggtACATCCGAATATATTACACAACCCTACATTCAAGCATCAATACCCCACATCTCCTTTCCTTGCCGACATCACTAGCTTCCAAGAGGAAGTCTTGCAcataaaaaagcaaagaatataaaataataataaatgttaagTTAACAAAAGAACTGAACTAACAACACATACCTAAAGACCAGAATATTCATTCTCAGAAACAAACACATTGCTTCCAGAAAGATACTCTTGGATAAgagaatttttaatttgaatttccATATCACTCAATCCATTAGACCTATTAAGTAGGCTGTCAAGTAGCTTATGTTTGGAGAGTCTCTCTTTGACAGTCAAATCCTTCTCTTTCACTTCCCACATACGCTGAAGTTAATCAGCAGAACCAGCGTCAGCTCCTCCTTCACTCTTTCCCTTACCTTTTGACTTGGCTGAAGCCTTGGCTGCCTTCACACCTATAGGCCTTTTAAGACTTTCTTGTTCTACAGATGAAAGTTTAGCTTTCTTCTTGGCAGAAACTTTGATCAGTCTTGAGGATTCTCCAAACATGCTCAAggatgaatttgtttttttgatcTTGATGGTAAAGCTTGTAGGCAAGCACGAGAATGTCATATTGAGTCTCTCCCCTGCGAGGAGTCCGACAGGCAAACTCATAACAGCCTGCAAAGTTCATGATGAgctgagagaagagagaaggtCGTTGAAGCGAAGACCGGAGAAGTGAGGCCCTCGAGGAGATGCAATGGAAGAGATGAAGCAGGAGGAGAAGCAGAGGGAGTGAAGGCAAGATCGAGAGGGAAAATCGGCGGAGGAGAGTGAAAATCGGCAGAGAGGGAAAATCAGCGGAGGAGAGGGAAGTTCTAGGTTTTCTCGGGAGAGAGAGGTGAGAAAAACTGAAAGGTCTTTTTCCTCTGCTTTAGCCAAAACACGTTTCTAACAACAATCAGCACGTGCCACGTCATTTGTTATTGGgtatcaaaaatatcaatcaagTGCTAAGACTTAGAcccaaaaatattgttttatccatttaaaaatatttttgggcttttgatactaaataaatatcacCGCTGGGCATGGTCTTAGGTTCACCAAATAAGGGTGAACTCTTGtattcactttttttatttataaaattttgaacacTTTTTCGACTCACCTTTAGGGTGAACCGAGCGAGAGGAAAAATCGGCGGAGGAGAGGGAAGTTCTAGGTTTTCTCGGGAGAGATAGGtgagaaaaaatgaaagtttttttttttcctctgttttagcAAAAACGCGTTTCTAACAACAATCAGCACGTGCCACATCATTTGTTATTGGgtatcaaaaaatataaatgaagtGATATGGCTAAGACCCAAAAATATTGTTTGGtccatttaaaaattttttttgggctTCTAATACTCAGAAAATATCACTGCTGGGCATGGTCTTAGGTTCACCAAATAGGGGTGAACTATTGtattcactttttatttataaatttttgaaaacttttttgacTCACCTTTAGGGTGAAGCGATCGAGAGAAAAAATCGGCGGGGGAGAGTGAAAATAGGCGGAGAGGGAAAATCGGCGGAGGAGAGGGAAGTTCTAGGTTTTCTCGGGAGAGAGAGGTgataaaaaatgaaagttttttttcttcctctacttTAGCCAAAACGCGTTTCTAACAACAATCAGCACGCACCACGTCATTTGTTATTGGgtatcaaaaatatcaatcaagTGATACGGCTAAGAcccaaaaatattgttttgtccatttaaaaatattttttgggcTTCTGATACTCAGAAAATATCACCGCTGGGCATGGTCTTACGTTCACCAAATAGGGCTGAACTCTTGtattcactttttttattgttaaatttttgaaaactttttcgACTTCCCTTTGGGGTTAACCGATCGAGAGGGAAAATCAGCGGAGGAGAGTGAAAATCGGCGGAGAGGGAAAATCGGCGGAGGAGAGGGAAGTTCTAGGTTTTCTCGGGAGAGAGAGGtgagaaaaaatgaaagttttttttttcctctcatTTAGCCAAAACCCGTTTCTAATAACAATCAGCACGTGTCACGTCATTTGTTATTGgtatcaaaaatatcaatcaagTGATATGGCTCAGAcccaaaaatattgttttgtccatttaaaaatatttttttggcttttgatactaaaaaaaaatcatcgtTGGGTATGGTCTTTGGTTCACCAAATAGGGGTGAACtcttatattcaatttttttatttataaatttttcaaaactttttcaacTCACCTTTAGGGTGAACCGATCGAGAGGAAAAATCGTCGAGGGAGAGTGAAAATCGGCGGAAAGGGAAAATCGGCGGAGGACAGGGAAGTTCTAGGTTTTCTCAGGAGAGTGAGGTgataaaaaatgaaagtttttttttcctctgctTTAACCAAAACGCGTTTCTAACAACCATCAGCACTTGCCACGTCATTTGTTATTGGgtatcaaaaatatcaattaagTGATACGGCTTAGACCCaacaatattgttttatccatttaaaaatactttttggGCTTCTGATACTCATAAAATATCACCGCTGGGCATGGTCTTAGGTTCAACAAATAGGGGTGAACTCttgtattcaatttttttatttataaatttttgaaaactttttcgACTCACCTTTAGTGTgaaccaatcaaaatacaacaaTATGTAATATCAtactttatttaaaaataaatcaaaattaaaatcagaaaacaaataaggaaataaaatctgtatattttgaattgaaaatgGTTAAGTATCAGTTTGtgtttataaataagaatttgggtttagatttgataattaaacaaaattaaatatcggtttgggtttataaaaacgtatttagagtttagattttactattaaacaaaattatatgttggtttgggtttataaaatagtatatagggtttagattttacaattaaacaaaatcatatgtcggtttaggtttataaaaGAGTGGTTAGGgtttaaaaatttagaattaaaTGAAATTAGATATCAGTTTGGATTTAATGAAaattgtttagggtttacattttacaataaaacaaaattatatgtcaattgggtttataaaaataaggtttagggttttacattttataattaaacaaaattatatatcgaTTTGGATTTATAAAAGAGTGATTATGGTTTAGACTTTAAAGTTAAATAGGATTATATGTCGTTTTCGGTTTGCAGAGATTTTATTTCCTtagtttgtgttgttttctaattttaattttaatttattttaaataaagtgTGACATGACATATTGttgtattttaattgattattaAAGATGGAGTGAATGAAGTTGGTTCACCCCTAGAGGGTGAACCCAAGAATTGTTCTAAATTTTATCATGTCATCTAAcacttcaaatttttttttaagaaaatagacaaaaaaataaagtaaatcctcgacaaaaataataattaattagtggAGTCGAGTcgttaagaaaacaaattaaacggagtcgtctcttttctttttaggtttttgattttgtggtcACTATTACGTGaattgttttcaataacaaaatattcatgTAACTCTCTGATTTAAGGAATATGGTGGTACATA
It encodes the following:
- a CDS encoding uncharacterized protein (unknown protein; Has 30201 Blast hits to 17322 proteins in 780 species: Archae - 12; Bacteria - 1396; Metazoa - 17338; Fungi - 3422; Plants - 5037; Viruses - 0; Other Eukaryotes - 2996 (source: NCBI BLink).) → MSLPVGLLAGERLNMTFSCLPTSFTIKIKKTNSSLSMFGESSRLIKVSAKKKAKLSSVEQESLKRPIGVKAAKASAKSKEKDLTVKERLSKHKLLDSLLNRSNGLSDMEIQIKNSLIQEYLSGSNVFVSENEYSDFLLEASDVGKERRCGVLMLECRVV
- a CDS encoding uncharacterized protein (unknown protein; FUNCTIONS IN: molecular_function unknown; INVOLVED IN: biological_process unknown.), whose amino-acid sequence is MSLPVGLLAGERLNMTFSCLPTSFTIKIKKTNSSLSMFGESSRLIKVSAKKKAKLSSVEQESLKRPIGVKAAKASAKSKGKGKSEGGADAGSAD